The window CGGGCTCGAGGCGGAACAGGGTGGTCGCCGACACCGCCGCGTTGCGGCTCAGGTTGGCGTGGGTCAGCTCGGCGCCTTTGGGCTTGCCGGTCGTGCCCGAGGTGTACAGGATCACCGCCGTGTGGTCGTCCGCGCGGCTGGTCACCACCGTCTCGGGTCTGTGCTTGCCCAGCAGCTGGTCGAACGCCGCTGGCGCGACGGAGATGAAGCCGGCCCCGGCGGCCTCGGCGCCCTTGCAGACCTCCCCAGCGACCTCATCCCAGCCGAAGATGAGCTTGGCGCCGGAGTCACCGAGGTAGTACTCGATCTCGCGCGCCTTCAGCAGCGGGTTCATCGGCACCACCACCGCGCCGGCGCGGAGCACCCCGTAGTAGAGCATCGGGAACTGCGGCACGTTCGGCAGCATCAGGCCGACCCGGTCGCCGGGCTCCACGCCACGCGCGGCGAGCAGGCCCGCGACCCGCGCGGATCGTTCGTCCAGCTCGTCGTAGGTCAACACAAGACCGTCGAGCCGGACCGCGGCCCGGTGCGGGTACATGTCCTTGGCTTCGACCAGGTTCAGGGCCAGGTTCGTCATTGCCGTCCTCCGCGCGCAGGTCGTCGTTGCCCACAAGCGTCCACTCGGGTGCGGCCAAGGGCAATGGCCGGCAGGACAACAACCGCCTCCGGAGAATGTTGCCGGGCACAACGGCCGACGACCGTGAGCGCTGCCAGCGCCCGCATTGCGCCACCTCAGCGCTCGCTCGACCAGCTCGTCCCATGCATGAGGCGCAACGCGTCCAAGGCGGCCAGCAGCTCGGCCACGGCCCTCGGGTCGTCCAAGGACCGGCCGGTGTGCTCCTGCAGCCGTCGCAGCCGGTACCGCACGGTGTTGGGGTGGCAAAAGATCCGCTTGCCGGTCTCGACCGCCGAGCCGCCGGCGTCGAACCATGCCTGCAGGGTGCTCAGCAGACTCAAGCGGTCCTGGGCGGGCAGGTCGAGGACCGGTCCGAGCACCGTGCGCACGAGCTCCCCGGCCGCGTCCGGGGCGGCGGCGGCGAGCACGCGAAGCGGTGTCTCCTCGAACTGGGCGACCGCCGGGGCTCCTGCGGGCAGACTGCTGAGGACCAGCCGCGCGTAGTGCAGGGCGCGGGGCGTTTCACCCAGCGACGAATAGCTGGGGCTGACGCCGGCTCTGGCACGCACGCCACCCCGCAGCAGCGCAAGGAGGACGGGAAGTGCGTCGTGGTGCCGCAGTGACACCACGCCCGTCTGGATATCGGGATGCAGCCGCCAGGCCGACCCGATCCCACGCGCGGACAGGAGTGCCTCGACGTCCGGCAGGCCTTCCTGGGCCAGCCCAGGCGCCTCGGCGGCCACCACCACGAACACTCCCTCCCAGGGCAGCCTGAGCAGCTTCGCGGCCTCCCACAGGGTGTCCCGGTCGGGGATCCCGCCGGTGAACAGTGCCTCCACCAGGGCGGAACGTTCCCGCGCTCCGGCGAGCAGCAGCTCCGCCGCGGCCTCCCGGTAGGCCACCGTGAGTTCCTGGGTGTACTCGCCGATGAGCCACCACACGCCGCTGGCGGCGTCGACGAGCGTCTCGGACGGCGCCTGACCGCTCCGGCGAGCCTCATCGACGATCGCTTCCCACAGCTCGGTGAAGCCGATCCGGTACGCATGAAGGATGTCCGCCAGCGGCGTGCCCTGCTCGGCGCGGCGGCGACCGGTCGCGCGAGGCGCGGACAGGTCGGGCGACCGATCCGTGGTGAGCTGGCCGACCATGGACTCGAGGTTGCCGCTGACCGAGTCTCGAAGGTCCTCGAGGCTGACGACATCCCGGTCGCTGTAGAACTCGATCTCGGCCAGGATGCGCTGGACGACCCGGTCGACGAGGTCGGGAAGGCGTGCCGTGACCGACCCTGCGATCGCTGAGATCTCGGGGGCCAGGACGACGCGCGGGCGACGCGTTTGGTCACGGCCGGACGTGCTCATCGCGGAGTCCGTTTCCGGGTGGCCACGGTACCTCCCCACGCGGACACGCCGACCCCGGCTTCGATGGACAAGGGCTCGCGGCGTCGGGCCACAACAAGGTGCCACAACAAGGTGAAGGTAAGTAAGTCCCCACAGCCGCCTGCCAACCCCGCTCGAGCCACCCCGGGTCTTGACGGTCGTCCCCGGCCGAGCGATCCGGGAGCAGTTCGTGACCACATGTTCGACCGACGTCGGCACTACGAGATGTCCCGTCAATGGAGGATCGTCACGGGGAGTGGTGGTCAGGTGAAGGGCAGCTCGATGGTCCGCTGTTGGGGGCACGGCATGCCGTGCCCAGATCGGTCAGGATGGACGGCATGAGCCCGCTCGATGTCTCGCAGGCAACGCCGGTTTCCTCCGCGGACGAGTTCGATCGCTGGCTGCGCGACCACGGCGCATCCGAGCCAGAGCGGATCGTCGCGATCTACAAGAAAGCCTCCGGCAAGCAGACCGTGACCTTCGACGAGCTGCTGGAGACGGCACTGTGCCATGGCTGGGTCGACACCCAGACC is drawn from Actinomycetes bacterium and contains these coding sequences:
- a CDS encoding helix-turn-helix domain-containing protein is translated as MSTSGRDQTRRPRVVLAPEISAIAGSVTARLPDLVDRVVQRILAEIEFYSDRDVVSLEDLRDSVSGNLESMVGQLTTDRSPDLSAPRATGRRRAEQGTPLADILHAYRIGFTELWEAIVDEARRSGQAPSETLVDAASGVWWLIGEYTQELTVAYREAAAELLLAGARERSALVEALFTGGIPDRDTLWEAAKLLRLPWEGVFVVVAAEAPGLAQEGLPDVEALLSARGIGSAWRLHPDIQTGVVSLRHHDALPVLLALLRGGVRARAGVSPSYSSLGETPRALHYARLVLSSLPAGAPAVAQFEETPLRVLAAAAPDAAGELVRTVLGPVLDLPAQDRLSLLSTLQAWFDAGGSAVETGKRIFCHPNTVRYRLRRLQEHTGRSLDDPRAVAELLAALDALRLMHGTSWSSER